A single region of the Pseudomonas solani genome encodes:
- the ptrR gene encoding putrescine utilization regulator PtrR has protein sequence MELSQLRIFQAVAEEGSIAKAAVRMSRVPSNLSTRLRQLEEALGVDLFLRERQRLQLSAAGKVLLGYAERMFKLQAEAEAAIKGGEPAGDFVIGSMYSTAAIHLPGMLARFHRAWPAVNLQVQTLPSGELIEGLVSGKLDAALVDGPMDYAELDGLPLFEETLVLITSLGHAPVASAADVLGEAVYSFRPRCSYRKRIESWFAAARVPMGQIMEIESYHSMLACVVAGGGVALMPLSMLQTLPGREAVAVHHLAEPFDHTTTWLMWRKGMLGANLKAWIEVMDVEPMQPA, from the coding sequence ATGGAACTCAGTCAGCTGCGCATCTTCCAGGCGGTCGCCGAGGAAGGCTCCATCGCCAAGGCCGCGGTGCGCATGAGCCGCGTGCCGTCGAACCTGTCCACGCGCTTGCGCCAGCTGGAGGAAGCCCTGGGCGTGGATCTGTTCCTGCGCGAGCGCCAGCGCCTGCAGCTGTCCGCCGCGGGCAAGGTGCTGCTGGGCTATGCCGAGCGCATGTTCAAGCTGCAGGCCGAGGCGGAGGCGGCGATCAAGGGCGGCGAGCCGGCGGGCGACTTCGTCATCGGCTCCATGTACAGCACCGCCGCCATCCACCTGCCGGGGATGCTGGCGCGCTTCCACCGGGCCTGGCCGGCGGTCAACCTGCAGGTGCAGACGCTGCCCAGCGGCGAGCTGATCGAGGGCCTGGTCAGCGGCAAGCTGGACGCGGCGCTGGTGGACGGCCCCATGGACTACGCCGAGCTGGACGGCCTGCCGCTGTTCGAGGAGACCCTGGTGCTCATCACCAGCCTCGGCCACGCCCCGGTGGCCTCGGCGGCGGATGTGCTGGGCGAGGCGGTATACAGCTTCCGCCCGCGCTGTTCCTACCGCAAACGCATCGAAAGCTGGTTCGCCGCCGCGCGGGTGCCCATGGGGCAGATCATGGAAATCGAGTCCTACCACAGCATGCTCGCCTGCGTGGTCGCCGGTGGCGGCGTGGCGCTGATGCCGTTGTCCATGCTGCAGACCCTGCCCGGCCGCGAAGCGGTGGCGGTGCATCACCTGGCCGAACCCTTCGACCACACCACCACCTGGCTGATGTGGCGCAAGGGCATGCTCGGCGCCAACCTCAAGGCCTGGATCGAGGTGATGGACGTAGAGCCCATGCAACCCGCGTAA
- the aceK gene encoding bifunctional isocitrate dehydrogenase kinase/phosphatase, producing the protein MAQQWPAADIARLILDGFDDYREHFRQITDGARARFEQAQWQEIQQAAAARIALYEEKVSEVSERLRSAFDEEVLLDVQLWPLVKSAYIKLIDLRFDDELSETWFNSIFCGLFSHDQISDGCMFIHTTRPSLRAHERAPQTRSYHPRGDLKAALLQVLDDYRFAVPFDDLDRDLERLVAQLRDSLPDWVIKDPELCVELFSSTLYRNKGAYLVGRIYTRDEQWPLVIPLLHREGKGIQVDALITDEADVSIIFSFTRSYFMVDVPVPAEFVSFLKRILPGKHIAELYTSIGFYKHGKSEFYRALINHLANTDDRFIMAPGVRGMVMSVFTLPGFNTVFKIIKDRFSPSKNVDRNTVIEKYRLVKSVDRVGRMADTQEFADFRFPKAKFEPECLAELLEVAPSTVELEGDTVLIRHCWTERRMTPLNIYLESASEPQVREALDDYGLAIKQLAAANIFPGDMLLKNFGVTRHGRVVFYDYDEISYLTEVNFRFIPPPRYPEDEMSSEPWYSVAPHDVFPEEFPRFLFADLGQRKLFNQLHGDLYDADYWKSLQDAIRAGKVIDVFPYRRKERPDAIQ; encoded by the coding sequence ATGGCGCAGCAATGGCCGGCCGCAGATATCGCGCGACTGATCCTCGATGGTTTCGACGACTACCGTGAACATTTCCGTCAGATCACCGACGGCGCCCGTGCCCGCTTCGAGCAGGCGCAATGGCAGGAGATCCAGCAGGCGGCCGCCGCGCGGATCGCCCTCTACGAAGAAAAGGTCAGCGAAGTCAGCGAGCGCCTGCGCAGCGCTTTCGATGAAGAGGTGCTGCTGGACGTGCAGCTCTGGCCGCTGGTCAAGAGCGCCTACATCAAGCTGATCGACCTGCGCTTCGACGACGAACTCTCGGAAACCTGGTTCAACTCGATCTTCTGCGGCCTGTTCAGCCATGACCAGATCAGCGACGGCTGCATGTTCATCCACACCACGCGGCCGTCCCTGCGCGCCCATGAGCGTGCCCCGCAGACCCGCAGCTACCACCCGCGCGGCGACCTCAAGGCGGCGCTGCTGCAGGTCCTCGACGACTACCGCTTCGCCGTGCCCTTCGACGACCTGGACCGTGACCTCGAACGCCTGGTCGCCCAGCTGCGCGACAGCCTGCCGGACTGGGTGATCAAGGACCCGGAGCTGTGCGTCGAGCTGTTCTCCTCCACCCTCTACCGCAACAAGGGCGCCTACCTGGTGGGCCGCATCTATACCCGCGACGAGCAGTGGCCGCTGGTCATCCCGCTGCTGCACCGTGAGGGCAAGGGCATCCAGGTGGACGCGCTGATCACCGACGAAGCCGACGTCTCGATCATCTTCTCCTTCACCCGTTCCTACTTCATGGTGGACGTGCCGGTGCCGGCGGAGTTCGTCAGCTTCCTCAAGCGCATCCTGCCGGGCAAGCACATCGCCGAGCTGTACACCTCCATCGGCTTCTACAAGCACGGCAAGTCGGAGTTCTACCGCGCCCTGATCAACCACCTGGCCAACACCGACGACCGCTTCATCATGGCGCCGGGCGTGCGCGGCATGGTCATGAGCGTGTTCACGCTGCCGGGCTTCAACACCGTGTTCAAGATCATCAAGGACCGCTTCTCGCCGTCGAAGAACGTCGACCGCAACACCGTGATCGAGAAGTACCGCCTGGTGAAGAGCGTCGACCGCGTCGGGCGCATGGCCGATACCCAGGAGTTCGCCGACTTCCGCTTCCCCAAGGCCAAGTTCGAGCCCGAATGCCTGGCCGAGCTGCTGGAGGTGGCACCCTCCACCGTCGAGCTGGAAGGCGACACCGTGCTCATCCGCCACTGCTGGACCGAGCGCCGCATGACCCCGCTGAACATCTACCTGGAAAGTGCCAGCGAACCCCAGGTGCGCGAGGCGCTGGACGACTACGGCCTGGCCATCAAGCAACTGGCCGCCGCCAACATCTTCCCCGGCGACATGCTGCTGAAGAACTTCGGCGTCACCCGCCACGGCCGCGTGGTGTTCTACGACTACGACGAGATCAGCTACCTCACCGAGGTCAACTTCCGCTTCATCCCGCCGCCGCGCTACCCCGAGGACGAGATGTCCTCCGAGCCCTGGTACTCGGTGGCCCCGCACGACGTGTTCCCCGAGGAGTTCCCGCGCTTCCTGTTCGCCGATCTCGGCCAGCGCAAGCTGTTCAACCAGCTGCACGGCGACCTCTATGACGCCGACTACTGGAAGAGCCTCCAGGACGCCATCCGCGCCGGCAAGGTGATCGACGTCTTCCCCTACCGGCGCAAGGAACGCCCGGACGCCATCCAGTGA
- a CDS encoding GlxA family transcriptional regulator, with product MQEHVIVVVAFDRIIPFHLSVPCLVFGETCPEMAPFDLRVCAAEPGPLRTTAGFSIAVELGLEAIASADTVIVPSWCHPDERPPQALLDALVAAHARGAKMVGLCLGAYVLAEAGLLDGRRATTHWAWARDFAERYPQVQLDPDVLYLEDGELLTSAGTAAGIDCCLHLLRQHCGAETANRVARRLVVPPHRQGGQAQFIEQPLPTSPRDDRLTCVLDWVRSNLEQEHSLDSLAQRVLMSRRTFSRHFRQLTGSTLGDWLLAERLALTQRLLESTDQSVEKIATLAGFGSPVSLRHHFGRAFGVSPSAWRQSFQGSVA from the coding sequence ATGCAGGAACACGTGATAGTCGTGGTCGCGTTCGACCGCATCATCCCCTTCCACCTCTCGGTGCCCTGCCTGGTATTCGGCGAGACCTGCCCGGAGATGGCGCCCTTCGACCTGCGCGTGTGCGCGGCCGAACCGGGACCGTTGCGCACCACAGCGGGCTTCTCCATTGCCGTCGAACTGGGCCTGGAGGCCATCGCCAGCGCCGACACGGTGATAGTGCCGAGCTGGTGCCACCCCGATGAACGCCCGCCGCAGGCCCTGCTGGACGCCCTGGTCGCCGCCCACGCGCGTGGCGCGAAGATGGTCGGCCTGTGCCTGGGCGCCTACGTGCTGGCCGAAGCCGGCCTGCTCGATGGCCGCCGCGCCACTACCCACTGGGCCTGGGCCCGCGACTTCGCCGAGCGCTACCCGCAGGTGCAGCTGGACCCGGACGTGCTCTACCTCGAAGACGGCGAACTGCTGACCTCGGCCGGCACCGCCGCCGGCATCGACTGCTGCCTGCACCTGCTGCGCCAGCACTGCGGCGCCGAGACCGCCAACCGCGTGGCCCGGCGCCTGGTGGTGCCGCCCCACCGCCAGGGCGGCCAGGCGCAGTTCATCGAGCAACCCCTGCCGACGAGCCCGCGCGACGACCGCCTCACCTGCGTGCTGGACTGGGTGCGCAGCAACCTGGAGCAAGAACACAGCCTCGACAGCCTGGCCCAGCGCGTGCTGATGAGCCGGCGCACCTTCAGCCGCCACTTCCGCCAGCTCACCGGCAGCACCCTCGGCGACTGGCTGCTGGCCGAGCGCCTGGCCCTGACCCAGCGCCTGCTGGAGAGCACCGACCAGAGCGTGGAGAAAATCGCCACCCTCGCCGGCTTCGGTTCGCCCGTCTCCCTGCGCCACCACTTCGGCCGCGCCTTCGGCGTCTCGCCCTCGGCGTGGCGGCAGAGCTTCCAGGGGAGCGTGGCGTAG
- a CDS encoding ParD-like family protein, with the protein MGIVKISDVLHEEARIACRAMSRSINAQAEHWMRIGMLAEAQPELTYADIIKRLMEEARELELSAAPPVEAVE; encoded by the coding sequence ATGGGTATCGTCAAGATTTCCGATGTACTGCACGAAGAGGCGCGCATCGCCTGCCGCGCCATGTCCCGCTCCATCAACGCCCAGGCCGAGCACTGGATGCGCATCGGCATGCTCGCCGAAGCCCAGCCGGAGCTGACCTACGCCGACATCATCAAGCGCCTGATGGAGGAGGCCCGCGAGCTGGAACTCTCCGCCGCGCCGCCGGTGGAGGCGGTGGAGTGA
- a CDS encoding cysteine hydrolase family protein — MSQPKRALIVIDVQNEYVSGDLLIEYPPVDQSLANIGRAMDAATAAGIPVVLVQHLAPEDSPIFARGSRGAELHPLVADRAHDHRVQKSLPSALTGTDLGPWLRERGIDTLTIVGYMTQHCDESTARQACHEGWNVELLHDATGSVPFANAFGSASAEEIHRVFTLVSHTGFAAVASTEQWLAALAAGEALQADDLYLSNQRAVKARG, encoded by the coding sequence ATGTCCCAGCCGAAGCGTGCGCTGATCGTCATCGATGTACAGAACGAATACGTCAGCGGCGATCTGCTGATCGAATACCCACCCGTGGACCAGTCCCTGGCCAATATCGGCCGGGCGATGGACGCCGCCACCGCCGCCGGCATCCCCGTGGTGCTGGTGCAGCACCTGGCGCCGGAGGATTCGCCGATCTTCGCCCGGGGCAGCCGTGGCGCCGAACTGCACCCGCTGGTGGCCGACCGCGCCCACGACCATCGGGTGCAGAAATCCCTGCCCAGCGCCCTGACCGGCACCGACCTGGGCCCCTGGTTGCGCGAGCGCGGCATCGACACCCTGACCATCGTCGGCTACATGACCCAGCACTGCGACGAATCCACCGCCCGCCAGGCCTGCCATGAAGGCTGGAACGTCGAGCTGCTGCACGATGCCACGGGCTCGGTGCCCTTCGCCAACGCCTTCGGCTCGGCCAGCGCCGAGGAGATCCACCGGGTGTTCACCCTGGTCTCCCACACCGGTTTCGCCGCCGTGGCCAGCACCGAGCAATGGCTCGCCGCCCTGGCCGCCGGTGAGGCGTTGCAGGCGGACGATCTCTACCTCTCCAACCAGCGGGCGGTGAAGGCACGCGGCTGA
- a CDS encoding histone deacetylase family protein — translation MLTVYSDDHRLHFGQSELVDGKLQPCFEMPSRADTVLARVRHQSLGEVIEPRDFGLEPILRVHDAAYVDFLKGAWARWAAEGHSCDMLPSTFPARRLRRDGPIPTALHGQLGHYCFDTEAPITAGTWQAVYSSAQVALTAQDHMRNGSTSAFALCRPPGHHAGSDFMGGYCFFNNAAIATQAFIDQGARRVAILDVDYHHGNGTQELFYSRDDVLFASIHGDPLVEYPYYLGHADERGEGAGAGCNHNYPLPHGTGWDGWAAALEDACRKIAAYAPDALVISLGVDTYKDDPISQFKLDSPDYLAMGRRIAALGLPTLFIMEGGYAVEAIGVNAVNVLQGYEEVAR, via the coding sequence ATGCTGACCGTGTACAGCGACGACCACCGTCTCCATTTCGGCCAGTCCGAACTGGTGGATGGCAAGCTCCAGCCCTGCTTCGAGATGCCCAGCCGCGCGGATACCGTGCTGGCGCGGGTGCGCCATCAGTCGCTGGGGGAGGTGATCGAGCCCCGTGACTTCGGCCTGGAACCCATCCTGCGGGTGCACGACGCCGCCTACGTGGACTTCCTCAAGGGCGCCTGGGCGCGCTGGGCCGCCGAAGGCCACAGCTGCGACATGCTGCCGAGCACCTTCCCCGCGCGCCGCCTGCGCCGCGACGGCCCCATCCCCACCGCCTTGCACGGTCAGCTCGGCCACTACTGCTTCGACACCGAGGCGCCCATCACCGCCGGTACCTGGCAGGCCGTGTACAGCTCGGCGCAGGTCGCGCTCACCGCCCAGGACCACATGCGCAACGGATCCACCAGCGCCTTCGCCCTGTGCCGCCCGCCGGGCCACCACGCCGGCAGCGACTTCATGGGCGGCTACTGCTTCTTCAACAACGCCGCCATCGCCACCCAGGCCTTTATCGACCAGGGCGCGCGCCGCGTGGCCATCCTCGATGTCGACTACCACCACGGCAACGGCACCCAGGAGCTGTTCTACAGCCGCGACGACGTGCTCTTCGCCTCCATCCACGGCGACCCGCTGGTGGAATACCCCTACTACCTGGGCCACGCCGACGAACGCGGCGAGGGCGCCGGCGCCGGCTGCAACCACAACTACCCGCTGCCCCACGGCACCGGCTGGGACGGCTGGGCCGCCGCCCTGGAGGACGCCTGCCGCAAGATCGCCGCCTACGCGCCGGACGCGCTGGTGATCTCCCTCGGCGTCGACACCTACAAGGACGACCCCATCTCCCAGTTCAAGCTGGACTCGCCCGACTACCTGGCCATGGGCCGGCGCATCGCCGCCCTCGGCCTGCCCACGCTCTTCATCATGGAAGGCGGCTACGCGGTTGAGGCCATCGGGGTGAACGCCGTCAACGTGCTGCAAGGCTATGAAGAGGTGGCCCGATGA
- a CDS encoding MFS transporter, whose product MSPIIRILASILALFVAMGVGRFSLTPQLPHLIAEGQVDLTGAGLIAAANYLGYLVGALDALRATAPEQARRRLFGGLWAGVAITLASAWAFGFWPHVALRFAAGVASAWVLVVLTALAAQVAVQAGRPRLAGLIFTGPSLGVVATGLMALALNLLGQGSSSAWLLYGVTALVLTAAIHPLLPRPQARADTAPQQAGPRPKAFYPLLVAYSLVGIGYIIPATFLSQMAAAQFHGQWLADLFWPAFGLVATLGVLLVSLRRPGSGNTGRWLVGALWLQALGVLACLFPGMAGLALGVIFCGGPFLASMLLVMQRAREIDPLGHARNVGLLTAGFALGQLGGPLLAALSSHFSGGLRPALLLAAGALLLAGGLMLKAREEVKVETVAACRG is encoded by the coding sequence ATGTCGCCCATCATCCGCATCCTCGCCAGCATCCTCGCCCTGTTCGTCGCCATGGGCGTGGGGCGCTTCTCGCTCACCCCGCAGCTGCCGCACCTGATCGCCGAAGGCCAGGTCGACCTCACCGGCGCCGGGCTGATCGCCGCCGCCAACTACCTCGGCTACCTGGTGGGTGCCCTCGATGCCCTGCGCGCCACCGCGCCCGAGCAGGCACGGCGCCGCCTGTTCGGTGGGCTCTGGGCCGGCGTCGCCATCACCCTCGCATCCGCCTGGGCATTCGGCTTCTGGCCCCATGTGGCGCTGCGCTTCGCCGCCGGCGTGGCCAGCGCCTGGGTGCTGGTGGTGCTCACCGCCCTGGCCGCCCAGGTGGCGGTGCAGGCCGGTCGACCACGCCTGGCCGGGCTGATCTTCACCGGGCCGAGCCTGGGCGTGGTGGCCACCGGGCTGATGGCCCTGGCGCTCAACCTGCTGGGCCAGGGTTCGTCCAGCGCCTGGCTGCTGTATGGCGTCACCGCGCTGGTGCTGACCGCAGCCATCCACCCGCTGCTACCGCGCCCGCAGGCCCGCGCCGATACCGCGCCGCAGCAGGCGGGCCCGCGCCCGAAGGCCTTCTACCCGCTGCTGGTGGCGTACTCGCTGGTGGGCATCGGCTACATCATCCCCGCCACCTTCCTTTCGCAGATGGCCGCCGCGCAGTTCCACGGCCAGTGGCTGGCCGACCTGTTCTGGCCCGCCTTCGGCCTGGTCGCCACCCTCGGCGTGCTGCTGGTAAGCCTGCGCCGCCCGGGTTCCGGCAACACCGGCCGCTGGCTGGTGGGCGCGCTCTGGCTGCAGGCGCTGGGGGTGCTGGCCTGCCTGTTCCCAGGCATGGCCGGGCTGGCGCTGGGGGTGATCTTCTGCGGTGGGCCCTTCCTCGCCAGCATGCTGCTGGTGATGCAGCGGGCCCGGGAGATCGACCCGCTGGGCCACGCCCGCAATGTCGGCCTGCTCACCGCCGGCTTCGCCTTGGGCCAGCTCGGCGGCCCGCTGCTGGCGGCCCTGAGCAGCCACTTCAGCGGTGGCCTGCGCCCCGCCCTGCTGCTCGCCGCCGGCGCCCTGCTGCTGGCGGGTGGCTTGATGCTCAAGGCGCGGGAAGAGGTGAAGGTGGAAACCGTGGCGGCGTGCCGGGGGTAA
- the map gene encoding type I methionyl aminopeptidase: MSKVTLKNAAEVERMVVAGRLAARVLEALDDFIVPGVTTAQIDAFAERYIVETLQAIPGSKGQYGYPFTVNTSVNQVVCHGWPSAEEVLQEGDIVNVDVTVIKDGFYGDTSKMYCLGTISDDARRLVHTTQQCLYDAIRLVRPGATLGDIGHAIQSRAEEAGYSVVIEYCGHGIGRQMHESPQVVHVGHPGTGLRLQPGMTFTIEPMINQGRRSVRTLADGWTVITRDGSLSAQFEHTILVTETGYRVLTLREEERDAFPATP; this comes from the coding sequence GTGAGCAAGGTCACCCTCAAGAACGCCGCCGAGGTCGAGCGCATGGTCGTCGCCGGCCGCCTGGCCGCGCGGGTGCTGGAGGCGCTGGATGACTTCATCGTCCCCGGCGTTACCACTGCGCAGATCGACGCCTTCGCCGAGCGCTATATAGTCGAAACCCTGCAGGCCATCCCCGGCAGCAAGGGCCAGTACGGCTACCCCTTCACCGTCAACACCTCGGTCAACCAGGTGGTCTGCCATGGCTGGCCTTCGGCGGAGGAGGTGTTGCAGGAGGGCGACATCGTCAATGTCGACGTCACGGTGATCAAGGACGGCTTCTACGGCGATACCAGCAAGATGTACTGCCTCGGCACCATCAGCGACGACGCCCGGCGCCTGGTGCACACCACCCAGCAGTGCCTCTACGACGCCATCCGCCTGGTGCGCCCCGGTGCCACGCTGGGCGACATCGGCCACGCCATCCAGAGCCGTGCCGAGGAGGCGGGCTACTCGGTGGTGATCGAGTACTGCGGTCACGGCATCGGCCGGCAGATGCACGAAAGCCCGCAGGTGGTCCACGTCGGCCATCCCGGCACGGGCCTGCGCCTGCAGCCGGGCATGACCTTCACCATCGAACCGATGATCAACCAGGGCCGCCGCAGCGTCCGCACCCTCGCCGACGGCTGGACCGTCATCACCCGCGACGGCAGCCTCTCGGCCCAGTTCGAGCACACCATCCTCGTCACCGAAACCGGCTACCGCGTGCTCACCCTGCGCGAGGAAGAGCGCGACGCCTTCCCAGCGACGCCGTAG
- a CDS encoding MBL fold metallo-hydrolase: MKIVSRDRWFEVEHLYDGVSLISEPYVRPFYRCNLWHVQGRDRDVLVDSGSGLVSLREQLPWLTERPLLAVASHTHFDHIAGHHEFDERLVHPAEADILAAPDGDNTLALAFVGDEMFEAHPDCPLCYAEYRVKAAPATRLIEEGDVLDLGDRTLEVLHTPGHSPGGISLWEERTGTLFSGDIVYDGPLIEDAYHSNLDDYAKSLARLRDLPVRTVHGGHFPSFSGERLRELIGAWFKAHD, encoded by the coding sequence ATGAAGATCGTCAGCCGAGACCGCTGGTTCGAGGTCGAGCATCTCTACGACGGCGTGAGCCTGATCAGCGAGCCCTATGTGCGCCCCTTCTACCGCTGCAACCTGTGGCACGTGCAGGGCCGCGACCGCGATGTGCTGGTGGATTCGGGCTCCGGCCTGGTGAGCCTGCGCGAGCAGCTGCCCTGGCTCACCGAGCGGCCGCTGCTGGCGGTGGCCAGCCATACCCACTTCGACCATATCGCCGGGCACCACGAGTTCGACGAACGCCTGGTGCACCCCGCCGAGGCGGACATCCTCGCCGCACCGGACGGCGACAACACCCTGGCCCTCGCCTTTGTCGGCGACGAGATGTTCGAAGCGCACCCGGACTGCCCGCTGTGCTACGCCGAGTACCGCGTCAAGGCGGCGCCGGCCACGCGGCTGATCGAGGAAGGCGATGTGCTGGACCTGGGGGACAGGACGCTCGAAGTGCTGCACACCCCCGGGCATTCACCCGGCGGCATCAGCCTGTGGGAAGAGCGGACCGGCACCCTGTTCAGCGGCGATATCGTCTATGACGGGCCGCTGATCGAGGACGCCTACCACTCGAATCTGGATGACTACGCGAAGAGCCTCGCACGGTTGCGCGACCTTCCGGTTCGCACCGTGCATGGCGGGCATTTCCCGAGTTTTTCCGGGGAGCGCCTGCGCGAGCTGATCGGCGCCTGGTTCAAGGCGCACGACTGA
- a CDS encoding PA1414 family protein, translating into MKAWLSHIAWQLSVTLGLTERPRLQPIPVRSDEQRRLAEQRRRR; encoded by the coding sequence ATGAAAGCTTGGCTGAGCCATATTGCCTGGCAGTTGTCCGTGACCCTAGGGCTGACCGAGCGTCCGCGCCTGCAACCCATCCCCGTTCGCAGCGACGAGCAACGTCGCCTGGCCGAGCAGCGTCGGCGCCGCTAG
- a CDS encoding AraC family transcriptional regulator, whose protein sequence is MGDPLFSRATWLNSLHMSTLTVACLGERGIDAASLLEGSGITEDDLRALQRLINPGQEQQVFANALRLADTPALGLELGQRTRISAYGLLGYALLSAPTLGEALRIGLGYPVLLGTYFHLRLVEEGDLAWLLASGYGEREVLKPFNTELCLGSLRVTCADLLGQPLPVAALELDYPEPPGAAPLYRQAFDRAPRFGRARSGFGFPREWLERPLPLADPVTHREMLEQCRRQNAEFATRRAWLERVRDLLAQRLAAPPGLEELARAMNCSARSLRRHLAQQQTSYQQLLDDLRFARAKELLQQGELPIYRIAEELGFSETASLRHAFQRWSGQPPSQFRG, encoded by the coding sequence ATGGGCGACCCGCTGTTCTCCCGGGCCACCTGGCTCAACTCGCTGCACATGTCGACGCTCACCGTGGCCTGCCTCGGTGAGCGCGGCATCGACGCCGCCAGCCTGCTGGAAGGCAGCGGCATCACCGAGGACGACCTGCGCGCCCTGCAACGGCTGATCAACCCCGGGCAGGAGCAGCAGGTGTTCGCCAACGCCCTGCGCCTCGCCGACACCCCGGCGCTGGGGCTGGAACTGGGCCAGCGCACGCGCATCTCCGCCTACGGCCTGCTGGGCTACGCGCTGCTCTCGGCGCCCACCCTGGGCGAGGCCCTGCGTATCGGCCTGGGCTACCCGGTGCTGCTGGGCACCTACTTCCACCTGCGCCTGGTGGAGGAGGGCGACCTGGCCTGGCTGCTGGCCAGCGGCTACGGCGAACGCGAGGTGCTCAAGCCCTTCAACACCGAACTCTGCCTCGGCTCGCTGCGGGTGACCTGTGCCGACCTGCTCGGCCAGCCGCTGCCGGTGGCCGCGCTGGAGCTGGACTACCCTGAGCCACCCGGCGCCGCGCCGCTCTACCGCCAGGCCTTCGACCGCGCCCCGCGCTTCGGCCGCGCGCGCAGCGGCTTCGGCTTCCCCCGTGAATGGCTGGAACGTCCGCTGCCCCTGGCCGACCCGGTCACCCACCGGGAAATGCTCGAACAGTGCCGCCGGCAGAATGCCGAATTCGCCACCCGCCGCGCCTGGCTGGAGCGCGTGCGCGACCTGCTCGCCCAGCGCCTGGCTGCGCCGCCGGGGCTGGAGGAGCTGGCCCGCGCCATGAACTGCTCCGCCCGCAGCCTGCGCCGCCACCTGGCCCAGCAGCAGACCAGCTACCAGCAACTGCTCGACGACCTGCGCTTCGCCCGCGCCAAGGAACTGCTGCAGCAGGGCGAGCTGCCCATCTACCGCATCGCCGAAGAACTCGGCTTCAGCGAAACCGCCAGCCTGCGCCATGCCTTCCAGCGCTGGAGCGGCCAACCCCCCAGCCAGTTCCGCGGCTGA
- a CDS encoding extracellular solute-binding protein — MNARHLVALALLGASLNAAAEPVVRIYNWFDYIAPDTLENFRKDSGITPKYDVYDSNEVLEAKLLSGHSGYDLVVPSDGFLPNYMKAGVFQPLDKSKLPNWKNLNPALLKVLAAKDPGNQYVMPYMWGTNGIAYNLDKVRAVLGENAPVDSWELIFNPDNLAKLKQCGVAFLDSPTEVIPEVLHYLGLPPNSRNPEDYAKAEELLTRLRPSVTYFSSSKFVSDLANGEICVALAWSGGAMQAAARAEEAGNGVKVEYRIPKEGTAAWFDVLAIPRDAQNVEQAHAFLNYLLRPEVVAPISDHVAYANPNQAADGLISPTLRDNPNVYPPAEVQAKLFSVEMLPPKLERIRTRTWTKIKTGT, encoded by the coding sequence ATGAACGCCCGCCATCTCGTCGCCCTGGCGCTGCTGGGCGCTTCCCTCAACGCCGCCGCCGAGCCGGTGGTGCGCATCTACAACTGGTTCGACTACATCGCCCCGGACACCCTGGAGAACTTCCGCAAGGACAGCGGCATCACCCCCAAGTACGACGTCTACGACAGCAACGAGGTGCTGGAGGCCAAGCTGCTCTCCGGCCATTCCGGCTACGACCTGGTGGTGCCCAGCGACGGCTTCCTGCCCAACTACATGAAGGCCGGCGTATTCCAGCCCCTGGACAAGAGCAAGCTGCCCAACTGGAAGAACCTCAACCCGGCGCTGCTCAAGGTGCTGGCCGCCAAGGACCCGGGCAACCAGTACGTGATGCCCTACATGTGGGGCACCAACGGCATCGCCTACAACCTCGACAAGGTGCGCGCGGTGCTCGGCGAGAACGCGCCGGTGGATTCCTGGGAGCTGATCTTCAACCCCGACAACCTGGCCAAGCTCAAGCAGTGCGGCGTGGCCTTCCTCGACTCGCCCACCGAGGTGATCCCCGAGGTGCTGCACTACCTGGGCCTGCCGCCCAACAGCCGCAACCCCGAGGACTACGCCAAGGCCGAGGAACTGCTCACCCGCCTGCGCCCGAGCGTCACCTACTTCAGCTCCTCGAAGTTCGTCAGCGACCTGGCCAACGGCGAGATCTGCGTGGCCCTGGCCTGGTCCGGCGGCGCCATGCAGGCCGCCGCCCGCGCCGAGGAAGCCGGCAACGGGGTGAAGGTGGAGTACCGCATTCCCAAGGAAGGCACCGCCGCCTGGTTCGACGTGCTGGCCATCCCCAGGGACGCGCAGAACGTCGAGCAGGCCCACGCCTTCCTCAACTACCTGCTGCGCCCGGAAGTGGTGGCGCCCATCTCCGACCACGTGGCCTACGCCAACCCCAACCAGGCGGCGGACGGGTTGATCTCGCCCACCTTGCGCGACAACCCCAACGTCTACCCGCCGGCGGAGGTGCAGGCCAAGCTGTTCTCGGTGGAGATGCTGCCGCCCAAGCTGGAACGCATCCGTACCCGCACCTGGACCAAGATCAAGACCGGTACCTAA